The proteins below are encoded in one region of Myxococcales bacterium:
- a CDS encoding septum formation initiator family protein, which translates to MSSTLNNTIAWMLPFLLLGTAVVGVPMLMFDSKGLPRYQALSSELHRVENVNDKLERDVQRLEHQVKALKTDRSAIEAIARDELGMIYEGEIVFQFNR; encoded by the coding sequence ATGTCCAGTACCTTGAATAATACGATTGCATGGATGTTGCCATTTTTATTGCTAGGTACGGCTGTAGTGGGCGTGCCAATGCTGATGTTTGATTCAAAAGGATTGCCACGATATCAAGCGCTTAGCAGCGAACTGCATCGGGTCGAGAACGTTAATGACAAGCTTGAGCGTGATGTTCAGCGCCTGGAGCATCAGGTCAAAGCGCTTAAAACCGATCGGTCGGCTATAGAGGCTATTGCGCGTGATGAGCTGGGAATGATCTACGAGGGTGAGATAGTTTTTCAGTTTAATCGTTAG
- a CDS encoding diguanylate cyclase yields the protein MPVVTSFALNLVAKIVFRVRSTASTWLGYIAVGLLGAPVGLGAFLPRHRPYGFWHLVYVVAWVAVFLARVMGRFRTSSSVRYSATTSSMAKFRQLFIGSIGADLEIGLLLLVAVQAMVQASGGLGSPLHPLVYVLLAFMAAFADRWVGMSLVLSAFFLELVLYFFTENQTALRPFLLYASFRLFFGLTNWLFTSVEIRRVRQRSKQELATAQAKVLEDARLFRLVTAPAGHEQRDDERLFRSSVDEVKQALFHMLELLQATLNLHTCILLMLDDFEHNLRIVELSTKSDDIVPSPILKAHGVVAAVMEKREPVVLSNLRLGYRGLCYYRGPAEVTDFVGIPVFEGEQLRGVLCADRKNGAAFSQDEITIFAHSVHQILRVLQNERVFVQLEQSKYEQTMLYRASQSLSAALSVNDVVDAAIEATAQISAYDFCAVSTYDRHKRKHLIQRAVGRGSEALQGFSFSDNTSLTAMVVKTGHYLPYRGSFDDKQQTLYTKRKELPNMRSLLVLPLTAQDKTIGTIAVAAAQKNAFSSAIRTTLQVLSTQIATALANAQAVKRLEELATTDGLTGCLNKRTLLGEMEQKVRSAERFDRKLSLVIADLDHFKAINDTYGHAAGDRVIQALGTVLQRVKRETDLVARFGGEEFCLLCEETDTAGAVLLAERVREEIAASVFNTEQGVINVTCSLGVATYPRDARDKEGLFEAADKALYMAKHQGRNRVCAST from the coding sequence GTGCCTGTTGTGACCTCGTTTGCCCTGAATCTCGTTGCTAAAATTGTTTTTCGTGTGCGAAGCACTGCGTCGACATGGTTGGGCTATATCGCCGTTGGCTTATTGGGCGCTCCTGTGGGGCTTGGGGCGTTTCTTCCGCGTCATCGTCCCTATGGCTTTTGGCATTTGGTGTACGTTGTGGCGTGGGTTGCTGTGTTCCTAGCTCGTGTTATGGGCCGGTTTCGCACTTCTTCCTCTGTACGGTATTCTGCAACAACGAGCTCGATGGCGAAGTTTCGCCAGTTGTTTATCGGAAGCATTGGCGCCGATCTTGAGATTGGTTTGCTCTTGCTCGTGGCCGTACAAGCCATGGTGCAGGCGAGTGGAGGTCTGGGAAGTCCCCTTCATCCTTTGGTGTATGTGCTTTTAGCCTTTATGGCTGCTTTTGCCGACCGTTGGGTCGGCATGTCGCTCGTGCTTAGTGCGTTTTTTCTGGAGCTTGTGCTCTACTTTTTCACTGAAAATCAAACCGCACTTCGTCCTTTTCTATTGTATGCCTCTTTTCGGCTCTTTTTCGGTTTGACCAACTGGTTGTTTACGAGTGTTGAAATAAGGCGCGTTCGTCAGCGTTCAAAGCAGGAGTTGGCGACGGCCCAAGCTAAAGTACTTGAAGATGCACGTTTATTTCGTTTGGTGACAGCGCCTGCAGGGCATGAACAACGCGATGACGAGAGACTTTTTCGTTCGAGTGTGGATGAAGTTAAGCAAGCGTTGTTTCATATGCTTGAGCTCCTGCAAGCAACGCTCAACTTACACACTTGTATTTTGCTAATGCTCGATGATTTTGAACACAATCTTCGTATTGTTGAGCTTTCAACCAAGAGCGATGACATTGTTCCGAGTCCAATTCTTAAAGCACACGGGGTTGTCGCTGCGGTTATGGAAAAGCGCGAGCCTGTGGTGTTGTCCAACCTTAGGCTTGGCTACCGAGGCCTTTGCTATTATCGAGGTCCCGCAGAAGTAACCGATTTTGTTGGTATTCCGGTGTTTGAAGGAGAGCAGCTACGAGGCGTGCTATGTGCCGACCGAAAAAATGGTGCGGCATTTTCCCAGGATGAAATTACGATTTTTGCACATTCTGTTCATCAAATACTTCGCGTACTTCAAAATGAACGTGTGTTTGTTCAGCTTGAACAATCAAAGTACGAGCAAACGATGCTCTATCGCGCATCGCAATCGCTCAGTGCGGCGCTTAGTGTAAATGACGTGGTTGACGCTGCAATTGAAGCGACGGCTCAGATCTCTGCTTATGATTTTTGTGCTGTAAGTACCTACGATCGTCACAAACGAAAACACTTGATTCAGCGTGCCGTAGGACGCGGCTCCGAGGCGCTTCAAGGCTTTTCGTTTTCGGACAATACTTCTCTGACAGCCATGGTGGTGAAAACAGGGCATTACCTTCCCTACAGAGGGAGTTTTGATGACAAACAGCAGACTCTCTACACGAAACGCAAAGAGCTTCCCAACATGCGCTCGTTGCTTGTTTTGCCGCTTACGGCACAGGACAAAACCATAGGCACGATTGCCGTGGCTGCCGCGCAGAAAAATGCTTTTTCTTCTGCGATTCGTACCACCTTGCAGGTGTTGTCTACGCAGATTGCAACAGCATTGGCAAACGCTCAAGCCGTCAAACGTCTGGAAGAGCTTGCCACCACAGATGGTCTAACGGGTTGCCTGAATAAGCGAACCCTTCTAGGCGAGATGGAACAGAAAGTTCGTTCAGCGGAGCGTTTCGATCGTAAGCTTTCTTTAGTGATTGCGGACCTCGATCACTTTAAAGCTATCAATGATACTTATGGTCATGCTGCAGGGGACCGTGTCATCCAAGCTTTGGGTACTGTTCTGCAACGTGTCAAACGAGAGACTGATTTGGTGGCTCGTTTTGGTGGAGAAGAATTTTGCCTGCTCTGCGAAGAAACCGATACGGCCGGAGCGGTTTTACTTGCAGAACGCGTTCGTGAAGAGATTGCTGCCAGTGTATTCAATACGGAGCAAGGCGTGATTAACGTGACCTGTTCACTCGGCGTCGCCACCTATCCACGCGATGCACGTGACAAAGAAGGTTTGTTTGAAGCGGCCGATAAAGCGCTATATATGGCCAAACATCAAGGACGTAACCGTGTTTGTGCTTCAACGTAA